The following are encoded in a window of Mustela nigripes isolate SB6536 chromosome 1, MUSNIG.SB6536, whole genome shotgun sequence genomic DNA:
- the LOC132001939 gene encoding transmembrane protease serine 11B-like protein: MPINGSRKVRKGYGAKIKEPSGQQSRLGGAERLEGEVNTTHPRKVDKPVTASRPSLPVWMIALIVFGVLAILGITIGLLVHFLAVENTTYYYQGRFTVLDIPYNSNYQRETSLENNYLSKILETKMVDAFQSSSIYRQYINSQVITLVPHDNSVTAHIWLVFKASRSMKENTRRRIESILRQMLRNHAGSLTTDPNSLRLMEISKVDAEKIINNRCGTRARMSATYDRIRGGSNAERGEWPWQATLKKNGQHHCGASLISERYLVTAAHCFQKTNNPKNYTVSFGTRVNPPYMQHYVQQIIVHEDYIQGEHHDDIAVIQLTTKVLFQNDVHRVCLPEATQVFPPGEGVVVTGWGALSYNGKYPEVLQKAPVKIIDTNTCNSREGYDGLVSDTMLCAGYLEGNIDACQGDSGGPLVHPNSRNIWYLVGIVSWGEECGEVNKPGVYMRVTAYRNWIASKTGI, from the exons ACCGGTCACAGCTTCCCGTCCATCTTTGCCAGTATGGATGATTGCCCTCATTGTGTTTGGAGTGTTGGCAATCCTGGGAATAACTATTGGTCTCCTGGTTCATTTTCTGGCAGTAG AAAATACAACCTACTACTACCAAGGTAGATTTACAGTTTTGGATATTCCATATAACAGTAATTATCAAAGAGAGACGTCACTGGAAAATAACTATCTTAGCAAAATTCTTGAGACTAAG ATGGTTGATGCATTTCAAAGTTCTAGTATTTACAGACAATATATCAATTCTCAAGTCATCACACTGGT TCCTCATGACAACAGTGTCACTGCACATATATGGCTAGTATTCAAGGCTTCCAGGTCAATGAAGGAAAACACAAGAAGAAGAATTGAAAGCATCTTACGTCAGATGCTGAGGAACCATGCAGGCTCTCTGACCACAGATCCTAATTCTCTCAGGCTCATGG AAATCAGTAAGGTTGATGCTGAAAAGATTATCAACAACC GCTGTGGGACACGAGCAAGGATGTCAGCTACATATGACAGAATCAGGGGAGGTTCCAACGCTGAGAGAGGAGAATGGCCATGGCAAGCAACTCTCAAAAAAAACGGCCAACACCACTGCGGGGCATCTTTGATCAGTGAAAGATATTTGGTGACTGCAGCTCACTGCTTTCAAAA gacaaacaatccaaaaaactATACTGTCAGCTTTGGCACCAGAGTAAATCCCCCCTATATGCAACATTATGTTCAACAAATTATTGTTCATGAAGACTACATCCAGGGTGAACATCATGATGATATTGCAGTTATACAGCTCACTACAAAAGTCTTGTTTCAGAATGATGTACATCGAGTTTGCCTTCCTGAAGCCACACAGGTTTTTCCACCAGGTGAAGGAGTTGTTGTTACAGGATGGGGAGCACTTTCATATAATG gtaaatacccagaggtACTTCAGAAGGCACCTGTGAAGATCATTGACACAAACACTTGTAATTCTAGGGAAGGATATGATGGTTTGGTATCCGACACAATGCTATGTGCTGGGTACTTGGAAGGAAATATAGATGCCTGCCAG ggTGACTCTGGAGGTCCACTAGTTCATCCCAATTCTCGAAATATCTGGTACCTCGTTGGAATCGTGAGCTGGGGAGAAGAATGTGGTGAAGTCAATAAGCCAGGGGTCTATATGCGAGTGACTGCCTACCGCAACTGGATTGCCTCCAAGACCGGTATCTAA